The genomic window CCGAGATAGGCCTCGACCTCGGTGAGACGGACCGACACGGTGCCCTCGGGCGTCGTGTGGGACAGCACCGCTCCGAGCAGCGCGGGCGCGACCTCGAGGGCCGATCCCGAGGTCAGCGCCCGCAGCGGACCGGCCGTCGTCATCGGACCCCGCCCCGTCTAGAGCGAGAGGGCCTGTGACAGCGCGCCAACCCGCCCGACGAGTGTCACGAGCTGGTCCTGGACCCGCTCCGGCGCAGTCCCACCGGCGCCGAGTCGGCTACCGATCGAGCCGTCGACGGTCAGGACGCTCCGCACGGCCGGCGTGAGATGTTCCGAGACACCCGCCAGTGCCGCGTCGTCGGGTTCGTCGAGTGCCAGCCCGCGCTCCTCGCAGTACCGCACGAGCTCGCCGCTGATCTCGTGCGCGTCGCGGAAGGCCACACCCTGCTTGACGAGCCACTCGGCGACGTCCGTCGCGAGGGAGAACCCCTCCGGTGCGAGCTCGCGCAGCCGTGCCGTGTCGAAGCGGAGCGTCGCCACCATCCCGGTGAACGCCGGGAGCAACACCTCGAGCTGGTTCACGGAGTCGAACACCGGCTCCTTGTCCTCCTGCAGGTCGCGGTTGTACGCGAGCGGCAGCGCCTTCAGCGTCGCCAGCAACCCGGTCAGGTTCCCGATGAGTCGCCCGGACTTGCCGCGGGCGAGTTCGGCGATGTCGGGGTTCTTCTTTTGCGGCATGATGCTCGAGCCGGTCGAGTAGGCGTCGTCGAGGGTCACGAACCCGAACTCGCGGGTGTTCCAGACGATGATCTCCTCGGCGAACCGGGACAGGTTGATCCCGATGAGCGAGGTGATGAACGCGAACTCGGCGACCACGTCGCGGCTGGCGGTGGCGTCGATCGAGTTCTCCGTCGGCCGGTCGAGCCCGAGCTCGTGAGCGACGAGCACCGGGTCGAGCCCGAGGGAGCTCCCGGCGAGCGCTCCGGAACCGTACGGCGATGCGCTCGCCCGGGCGAGCCAGTCGCGGAGCCGTTCCAGGTCGCGGGTGAGCGGCCAGGCGTGCGCGAGCAGCTGGTGGGCGAGCAGCACCGGCTGGGCGTGCTGCAGGTGCGTGCGGCCGGGCATCACCGCGTCCGGGTGTGCTTCGGCCTGGGAGACGATCGCGTCGATCAGGTGGATGACGTCGCGGGCGATCACCCGTCCGTGATCGATGAGGTAGAGGCGCACGAGCGTGGCGATCTGGTCGTTCCGGCTCCGACCGGCACGCAGCTTCCCACCGAGTCCCTTGCCGGCCCGTTCGACGAGCCCGCGTTCCAGCGCCGAGTGGACGTCCTCATCGCTGTCGGCCGCGACGAACGTCCCGTCGGCCACATCGGCGTCCAGGACGTCGAGGGCTGCGAGCATCCCACCGAGCTCGTCCTCGTCGAGGTACCCCGCCGACGCGAGCGCTTTGGCGTGGGCACGGGAGCCCGCGATGTCGTATGCGGCGAGGACCCAGTCGAACTGCGTGGACTTGCTCAGACGGGCGAGTTCCGGTGACGGGCCGCTCGCGAAGCGTCCACCCCAGAGGGCCCCGGATTCGCCTGCTCGATTCTGCTGATCTGCCACGATGGGCCTCCTGTACTGCTGGCGTCCGGAGCACTCCGGACTGGTCGGTCGGCCGCAGCCGGGGAAGGGTCAGGCCGCAGAGCCGGCGTGCTGCTGCTCGAGCAGCCACACGAGCAGGGCCTTCTGCGCGTGGAGGCGGTTCTCCGCCTCGTCCCAGATGATGCTCTGTGCCCCGTCGATGACCTCGGCCTCGACCTCGAAGCCGCGGTCGGCGGGCAGGCAGTGCATGAAGACGGCGTCGGACGCTGCGAGCCCCATGAGCCCGCGGTCGACCCGGTAGCCGCCGAAGATGGCCACGCGTTGCGCCTTCTCGTCTTCCTTGCCCATCGACACCCAGGTGTCGGTGATCATCACGTCGGCATCCGCCGCCGCCGTGTCGGGGTCGGTGGTCACGAGCACGGAGCCGCCCGTCGTCGCGGCGATGCGCTCCGCGTCGGCGACGACGTCCGCTGCCGGGGCGAACTCGGCCGGGGCGGCGATACGGACGTGCATCCCCGCCGTCGCGCCGGCCAACAGGTAGGAGTGGGCCATGTTGCTCGCTCCGTCGCCGAAGAACGACATCGTCAGACCGGCGAGCTCGCCCTTGTGTTCGCGGATCGTGAGGAGGTCGGCGAGGAGCTGGCACGGGTGGAAGTCGTCGGACAGCGCGTTGACGACGGGCACGGTCGTCCCGGCCGAGATCTCCTCGAGACCGGACTGGGCGTAGGTCCGCCAGACGATCGCCGCGACCTGACGTTCGAGGACGCGAGCGGTGTCGGCGGCCGTCTCCTTGCCGCCGAGCTGGCTGTTGGCCGTCGAGATGATGAGCGGTGATCCGCCGAGGTCGGCGATCCCCACCGCGAAGGAGACGCGGGTCCGCGTCGAGGACTTGTCGAAGATGACCGCGACGGTCTGCGGGCCTTCGAGCGGCTTGCGAGACCAGCGGTCGCGCTTCAGTTCGGTGGCGAGGTCGAGGATCTTGGCCTGCTCGGCCGGGCTGAGGTCGTCGTCGCGGAGGAAGTGACGGGTCATGGCTGGTGGTCCTGTTCGTGTGGGTCGATGGCCGGTCAGGCCTGGACGGCGTCGAGCGCCGCGCGGAAGAGGGAGGTGAACTCGTCGATCTCGGCGTCGCCGATGATGAGCGGCGGCGCGATCCGGATGCTCGTCGCGTTCGGGGCGTTGATGATGAGCCCACGGTCGAACGCAGCAGCAGACAGCTCGGCCGCCACCGGGGCGCTCAAGCCGATGCCGATGAGCAGCCCGTGTCCGCGGACCTCCTCGACGAGCGGGGAACCGATGGCGGTGATGACGGCCCGCAACTGCTCACCGCGCGCGGCGGCGTTCTGCACGAGACCGGCGCGCTCGATCTCCTCGAGCACCGCGTTCGCCGTCGCGGTGGCGAGCGGGTTGCCGCCGAAGGTGCTGCCGTGCTGGCCGGGTCCGAACAGCTCGGAGGCGGCGCCGAAGGTGACGAGGGCGCCGATCGGCATGCCACCGCCGATCCCCTTGGCGACGGTGATCGCGTCCGGGACGATGCCGTCCCGCTGGAACGCGAACCACTCCCCCGTCCGACCGGCCCCGGTCTGGATCTCGTCGATGATGAGCAGCACGCCGTGCGCCTCGGTGAGTGCCCTGGCACGGGCGAGGTAGCCCTCCGGCAGGTCGATGACGCCGGCTTCGCCCTTGATCGGTTCGAGGATCAGCGCGGCGACCCGGTCGTCGATCGCCGCTTCGAGTGCCTCGATCGTGGTCGGGATGTGCTCGACGCCGCCCGGGAGCGGGTGGAACCCCTCCTGCAGGGCGGGCTTCCCGGTCAGGGCCAGCGCGCCGAAGGTCCGCCCGTGGAAGGAGTTCTCCAGGGTGAGCACGCGGGTCCGCGATCCGTCGCCGTGGTTGAGTCGGGCGAGCTTGAACGCCGCCTCGTTCGCCTCGGCACCGGAGTTCGCGAAGTACACCCGGCCGCCCTCGTCCGCTCCGGCGAGACGCTTGAGTCGGGCCGCGAGCTCGAGCTGCGGCGGACTCGAGAAGTAGTTGGAGACGTGCGCGAGCGTGCCCGCCTGTCGCGTGATCGCACCGACGAACGCCGGATGCGCGTGTCCCAGTGCGTTCACCGCGATGCCCGCGAGGAAGTCGAGGTAGCGGTTGCCCTCGGCGTCCCAGACATGGCATCCCTCACCGCGCGTCAGCATGGCG from Plantibacter flavus includes these protein-coding regions:
- the argF gene encoding ornithine carbamoyltransferase, translated to MTRHFLRDDDLSPAEQAKILDLATELKRDRWSRKPLEGPQTVAVIFDKSSTRTRVSFAVGIADLGGSPLIISTANSQLGGKETAADTARVLERQVAAIVWRTYAQSGLEEISAGTTVPVVNALSDDFHPCQLLADLLTIREHKGELAGLTMSFFGDGASNMAHSYLLAGATAGMHVRIAAPAEFAPAADVVADAERIAATTGGSVLVTTDPDTAAADADVMITDTWVSMGKEDEKAQRVAIFGGYRVDRGLMGLAASDAVFMHCLPADRGFEVEAEVIDGAQSIIWDEAENRLHAQKALLVWLLEQQHAGSAA
- a CDS encoding acetylornithine transaminase; this encodes MSDWKSRVDRDMMRTFNTPIAMLTRGEGCHVWDAEGNRYLDFLAGIAVNALGHAHPAFVGAITRQAGTLAHVSNYFSSPPQLELAARLKRLAGADEGGRVYFANSGAEANEAAFKLARLNHGDGSRTRVLTLENSFHGRTFGALALTGKPALQEGFHPLPGGVEHIPTTIEALEAAIDDRVAALILEPIKGEAGVIDLPEGYLARARALTEAHGVLLIIDEIQTGAGRTGEWFAFQRDGIVPDAITVAKGIGGGMPIGALVTFGAASELFGPGQHGSTFGGNPLATATANAVLEEIERAGLVQNAAARGEQLRAVITAIGSPLVEEVRGHGLLIGIGLSAPVAAELSAAAFDRGLIINAPNATSIRIAPPLIIGDAEIDEFTSLFRAALDAVQA
- the argH gene encoding argininosuccinate lyase; the encoded protein is MADQQNRAGESGALWGGRFASGPSPELARLSKSTQFDWVLAAYDIAGSRAHAKALASAGYLDEDELGGMLAALDVLDADVADGTFVAADSDEDVHSALERGLVERAGKGLGGKLRAGRSRNDQIATLVRLYLIDHGRVIARDVIHLIDAIVSQAEAHPDAVMPGRTHLQHAQPVLLAHQLLAHAWPLTRDLERLRDWLARASASPYGSGALAGSSLGLDPVLVAHELGLDRPTENSIDATASRDVVAEFAFITSLIGINLSRFAEEIIVWNTREFGFVTLDDAYSTGSSIMPQKKNPDIAELARGKSGRLIGNLTGLLATLKALPLAYNRDLQEDKEPVFDSVNQLEVLLPAFTGMVATLRFDTARLRELAPEGFSLATDVAEWLVKQGVAFRDAHEISGELVRYCEERGLALDEPDDAALAGVSEHLTPAVRSVLTVDGSIGSRLGAGGTAPERVQDQLVTLVGRVGALSQALSL